Proteins found in one Primulina eburnea isolate SZY01 chromosome 16, ASM2296580v1, whole genome shotgun sequence genomic segment:
- the LOC140816444 gene encoding LOW QUALITY PROTEIN: arabinosyltransferase XEG113-like (The sequence of the model RefSeq protein was modified relative to this genomic sequence to represent the inferred CDS: inserted 1 base in 1 codon), with amino-acid sequence MAWNPLKEVAHSKPLFLTVYTAVIIGILVSSFYVFSSVFSSSGSFSSSWLSSSTAYRNVEEVSSRFINQTVNSSQQETTAIQTPRKFLNPIWKAPPPGSKMPPLNTFKLTKELVQLRAKDNVIVVTFGNFAFMDFIMTWVKSLSNLDVDNFLVGAMDTKLLEALYWKGVPVFDMGSHMSTIDVGWGSPTFHKMGREKVILIDSVLPYGVELLMCDTDMVWLKNPLPYLAXFPEADVLTSTDLVAPTVVDDRLDDWRQGSAYNIGIFHWRPTDSSKKLAKEWKELLLADEKIWDQNGFNELVRRQLGPSVDEDSGLAYAYDGNLKLGLLPASIFCSGHTYFVQAMYQQLRLEPYAVHTTFQYAGTEGKRHRLREAMVFYDPPEYYDKQGGFLSFKPSIPKSLMLDGEHSIESHFALVNYQIKQIRTALAIASLLGRTLVMPPLWCRLDRLWFGHPGILQGSLTRQPFLCPLDHVFEVNTILKQLPEEEFGANIDIREYSFLENPSLPKQVKESWLDVHLCQQGSKGCEVSNRTSQTGILKFPKQSSEETFKVLFSSFKDVKVIHFSSMQDAFIGFTDKTREEKFRKRVKRYTGIWCCVQNHQPGHIYYDIYWDEKPGWKPIPPQTSADDHPPF; translated from the exons ATGGCTTGGAACCCATTGAAGGAGGTGGCGCACTCCAAGCCATTGTTTCTGACTGTTTACACCGCCGTGATTATCGGAATTTTAGTTTCATCCTTCTATGTGTTTTCCTCAGTCTTCTCCAGTTCAGGGTCTTTCTCCTCTTCATGGTTGTCCAGTTCAACTGCATACCGTAACGTAG AAGAAGTTAGTTCAAGATTCATTAATCAAACGGTTAATTCTTCTCAACAAGAAACAACGGCCATTCAAACACCAAGGAAATTTCTGAATCCCATTTGGAAGGCCCCTCCACCTGGATCAAAAATGCCACCTCTGAATACCTTTAAGTTAACAAAGGAACTGGTTCAGCTAAGAGCAAAGGATAACGTTATAGTGGTGACCTTTGGCAACTTTGCATTCATGGATTTTATTATGACTTGGGTTAAAAGCTTGTCGAACCTTGATGTCGACAACTTCCTTGTTG GTGCAATGGACACGAAGTTGTTGGAAGCTCTTTATTGGAAGGGTGTTCCAGTTTTCGACATGGGTAGTCACATGAGCACGATAGATGTTGGATGGGGTTCAccaacatttcataaaatgggAAGAGAGAAGGTTATTCTGATTGATTCTGTTTTACCTTATGGAGTTGAATTATTGATGTGCGACACTGACATGGTCTGGTTAAAG AATCCCCTTCCCTATCTTG CGTTTCCTGAAGCAGACGTTCTAACTTCCACCGATTTAGTTGCACCTACGGTTGTTGATGACAGGTTGGATGACTGGAGACAAG GTTCTGCATATAACATAGGAATTTTTCACTGGAGACCAACTGACTCTTCAAAGAAATTAGCAAAAGAATGGAAAGAATTGCTTCTAGCTGATGAAAAAATATGGGATCAGAACGGGTTCAATGAACTGGTTCGGAGGCAGCTAGGGCCATCTGTAGATGAGGATAGTGGACTTGCATATGCTTATGATGGAAATCTTAAGCTGGGTCTCTTGCCAGCAAGCATCTTTTGCAGCGGGCACACCTACTTTGTCCAG GCCATGTATCAGCAACTGAGATTGGAGCCATATGCTGTGCATACCACATTCCAGTATGCTGGTACCGAGGGGAAGCGACATCGGTTACGTGAAGCCATGGTCTTCTATGATCCGCCAGAATACTATGATAAACAAG GAGGATTCCTGTCATTTAAACCCAGTATTCCAAAGAGCTTGATGTTAGATGGAGAGCATAGCATTGAGTCACACTTTGCTCTCGTTAATTACCAA ATCAAACAGATAAGGACTGCACTAGCCATTGCATCATTGTTGGGTCGCACACTG GTAATGCCTCCCCTGTGGTGCAGGTTGGATAGGCTGTGGTTTGGACATCCAGGGATATTACAGGGGTCTTTGACTAGACAACCATTTTTATGTCCTTTGGATCACGTGTTCGAG GTGAACACGATTCTAAAACAACTTCCAGAGGAGGAATTTGGAGCTAATATTGATATCAGGGAATACTCGTTCCTCGAAAATCCGTCTCTACCGAAGCAG GTGAAAGAATCATGGCTCGATGTGCACCTTTGTCAACAAGGATCCAAAGGTTGTGAAGTTTCCAACAGAACAAGTCAAACTGGAATTCTCAAGTTCCCTAAGCAGAGCTCAGAAGAAACT TTCAAGGTACTATTCTCGTCCTTCAAGGATGTCAAAGTCATTCATTTCTCATCCATGCAAGACGCCTTCATAGGTTTCACTGATAAG ACAAGGGAGGAAAAATTTAGGAAGCGTGTAAAACGGTACACGGGTATTTGGTGTTGCGTACAAAATCACCAACCAGGTCATATATATTACGACATATATTGGGACGAAAAACCGGGCTGGAAGCCGATACCTCCACAGACTTCAGCAGATGATCACCCACCCTTCTGA
- the LOC140816481 gene encoding uncharacterized protein isoform X13 gives MGGGNDNDRHDESDKGLFSNLTHAIAGGHNPSGYYPPQGYPPQGYPPQGGYPPSGYPPQGGYPPSGYPPQGYPPGGYPGSSAPHHSGGHHSGSGGMGAMLAGGAAAAAAAYGVSHLAHGGHSGHGGGGHYGYGNFMHGGKFKHGKHGKFGKHKGGKHFGGKFKKWK, from the exons ATGGGAGGTGGTAATGACAACGATCGGCATGATGAATCTGACAAGGGCCTTTTTTCGAATCTGACTCATGCTATAGCCGGTGGTCATAACCCGTCGGGGTACTATCCTCCTCAAGGTTATCCACCCCAAGGCTATCCTCCACAAGGAGGATATCCACCATCCGGTTATCCACCCCAAGGAGGATATCCGCCATCAG GATATCCACCACAAGGGTATCCCCCAGGAGGTTATCCTGGTTCATCTGCCCCACATCACTCAGGTGGTCACCACTCAG GCTCCGGTGGCATGGGAGCAATGCTGGCTGGTGGTGCAGCAGCAGCAGCCGCAGCCTATGGCGTTTCACATCTGGCACATGGAGGCCACTCTGGCCATGGTGGTGGTGGTCATTACGGCTATGGAAACTTTATGCATGGCGGAAAGTTCAAGCACGGAAAGCATGGGAAATTCGGCAAGCACAAGGGAGGAAAGCACTTCGGGGGGAAATTCAAGAAATGGAAGTGA
- the LOC140816481 gene encoding uncharacterized protein isoform X7, with amino-acid sequence MGGGNDNDRHDESDKGLFSNLTHAIAGGHNPSGYYPPQGYPPQGYPPQGGYPPSGYPPQGGYPPSGYPPQGGYPPQGGYPPQGYPPGGYPGSSAPHHSGGHHSGSGGMGAMLAGGAAAAAAAYGVSHLAHGGHSGHGGGGHYGYGNFMHGGKFKHGKHGKFGKHKGGKHFGGKFKKWK; translated from the exons ATGGGAGGTGGTAATGACAACGATCGGCATGATGAATCTGACAAGGGCCTTTTTTCGAATCTGACTCATGCTATAGCCGGTGGTCATAACCCGTCGGGGTACTATCCTCCTCAAGGTTATCCACCCCAAGGCTATCCTCCACAAGGAGGATATCCACCATCCGGTTATCCACCCCAAGGAGGATATCCGCCATCAG GTTATCCACCCCAAGGAGGTTATCCACCTCAAGGAGGATATCCACCACAAGGGTATCCCCCAGGAGGTTATCCTGGTTCATCTGCCCCACATCACTCAGGTGGTCACCACTCAG GCTCCGGTGGCATGGGAGCAATGCTGGCTGGTGGTGCAGCAGCAGCAGCCGCAGCCTATGGCGTTTCACATCTGGCACATGGAGGCCACTCTGGCCATGGTGGTGGTGGTCATTACGGCTATGGAAACTTTATGCATGGCGGAAAGTTCAAGCACGGAAAGCATGGGAAATTCGGCAAGCACAAGGGAGGAAAGCACTTCGGGGGGAAATTCAAGAAATGGAAGTGA
- the LOC140816481 gene encoding uncharacterized protein isoform X2, translating to MGGGNDNDRHDESDKGLFSNLTHAIAGGHNPSGYYPPQGYPPQGYPPQGGYPPSGYPPQGGYPPSGYPQQGGYPPQGGYPPSGYPPQGGYPPQGGYPPQGGYPPQGYPPGGYPGSSAPHHSGSGGMGAMLAGGAAAAAAAYGVSHLAHGGHSGHGGGGHYGYGNFMHGGKFKHGKHGKFGKHKGGKHFGGKFKKWK from the exons ATGGGAGGTGGTAATGACAACGATCGGCATGATGAATCTGACAAGGGCCTTTTTTCGAATCTGACTCATGCTATAGCCGGTGGTCATAACCCGTCGGGGTACTATCCTCCTCAAGGTTATCCACCCCAAGGCTATCCTCCACAAGGAGGATATCCACCATCCGGTTATCCACCCCAAGGAGGATATCCGCCATCAGGTTATCCACAGCAAGGAGGTTATCCACCCCAAGGAGGATATCCGCCATCGGGTTATCCACCCCAAGGAGGTTATCCACCCCAAGGAGGTTATCCACCTCAAGGAGGATATCCACCACAAGGGTATCCCCCAGGAGGTTATCCTGGTTCATCTGCCCCACATCACTCAG GCTCCGGTGGCATGGGAGCAATGCTGGCTGGTGGTGCAGCAGCAGCAGCCGCAGCCTATGGCGTTTCACATCTGGCACATGGAGGCCACTCTGGCCATGGTGGTGGTGGTCATTACGGCTATGGAAACTTTATGCATGGCGGAAAGTTCAAGCACGGAAAGCATGGGAAATTCGGCAAGCACAAGGGAGGAAAGCACTTCGGGGGGAAATTCAAGAAATGGAAGTGA
- the LOC140816481 gene encoding glycine-rich protein A3-like isoform X6 — MGGGNDNDRHDESDKGLFSNLTHAIAGGHNPSGYYPPQGYPPQGYPPQGGYPPSGYPPQGGYPPSGYPPQGGYPPQGGYPPQGGYPPQGYPPGGYPGSSAPHHSGSGGMGAMLAGGAAAAAAAYGVSHLAHGGHSGHGGGGHYGYGNFMHGGKFKHGKHGKFGKHKGGKHFGGKFKKWK; from the exons ATGGGAGGTGGTAATGACAACGATCGGCATGATGAATCTGACAAGGGCCTTTTTTCGAATCTGACTCATGCTATAGCCGGTGGTCATAACCCGTCGGGGTACTATCCTCCTCAAGGTTATCCACCCCAAGGCTATCCTCCACAAGGAGGATATCCACCATCCG GTTATCCACCCCAAGGAGGATATCCGCCATCGGGTTATCCACCCCAAGGAGGTTATCCACCCCAAGGAGGTTATCCACCTCAAGGAGGATATCCACCACAAGGGTATCCCCCAGGAGGTTATCCTGGTTCATCTGCCCCACATCACTCAG GCTCCGGTGGCATGGGAGCAATGCTGGCTGGTGGTGCAGCAGCAGCAGCCGCAGCCTATGGCGTTTCACATCTGGCACATGGAGGCCACTCTGGCCATGGTGGTGGTGGTCATTACGGCTATGGAAACTTTATGCATGGCGGAAAGTTCAAGCACGGAAAGCATGGGAAATTCGGCAAGCACAAGGGAGGAAAGCACTTCGGGGGGAAATTCAAGAAATGGAAGTGA
- the LOC140816481 gene encoding uncharacterized protein isoform X5 — protein sequence MGGGNDNDRHDESDKGLFSNLTHAIAGGHNPSGYYPPQGYPPQGYPPQGGYPPSGYPPQGGYPPSGYPQQGGYPPQGGYPPSGYPPQGGYPPQGYPPGGYPGSSAPHHSGSGGMGAMLAGGAAAAAAAYGVSHLAHGGHSGHGGGGHYGYGNFMHGGKFKHGKHGKFGKHKGGKHFGGKFKKWK from the exons ATGGGAGGTGGTAATGACAACGATCGGCATGATGAATCTGACAAGGGCCTTTTTTCGAATCTGACTCATGCTATAGCCGGTGGTCATAACCCGTCGGGGTACTATCCTCCTCAAGGTTATCCACCCCAAGGCTATCCTCCACAAGGAGGATATCCACCATCCGGTTATCCACCCCAAGGAGGATATCCGCCATCAGGTTATCCACAGCAAGGAGGTTATCCACCCCAAGGAGGATATCCGCCATCGGGTTATCCACCCCAAGGAG GATATCCACCACAAGGGTATCCCCCAGGAGGTTATCCTGGTTCATCTGCCCCACATCACTCAG GCTCCGGTGGCATGGGAGCAATGCTGGCTGGTGGTGCAGCAGCAGCAGCCGCAGCCTATGGCGTTTCACATCTGGCACATGGAGGCCACTCTGGCCATGGTGGTGGTGGTCATTACGGCTATGGAAACTTTATGCATGGCGGAAAGTTCAAGCACGGAAAGCATGGGAAATTCGGCAAGCACAAGGGAGGAAAGCACTTCGGGGGGAAATTCAAGAAATGGAAGTGA
- the LOC140816481 gene encoding uncharacterized protein isoform X1, producing the protein MGGGNDNDRHDESDKGLFSNLTHAIAGGHNPSGYYPPQGYPPQGYPPQGGYPPSGYPPQGGYPPSGYPQQGGYPPQGGYPPSGYPPQGGYPPQGGYPPQGGYPPQGYPPGGYPGSSAPHHSGGHHSGSGGMGAMLAGGAAAAAAAYGVSHLAHGGHSGHGGGGHYGYGNFMHGGKFKHGKHGKFGKHKGGKHFGGKFKKWK; encoded by the exons ATGGGAGGTGGTAATGACAACGATCGGCATGATGAATCTGACAAGGGCCTTTTTTCGAATCTGACTCATGCTATAGCCGGTGGTCATAACCCGTCGGGGTACTATCCTCCTCAAGGTTATCCACCCCAAGGCTATCCTCCACAAGGAGGATATCCACCATCCGGTTATCCACCCCAAGGAGGATATCCGCCATCAGGTTATCCACAGCAAGGAGGTTATCCACCCCAAGGAGGATATCCGCCATCGGGTTATCCACCCCAAGGAGGTTATCCACCCCAAGGAGGTTATCCACCTCAAGGAGGATATCCACCACAAGGGTATCCCCCAGGAGGTTATCCTGGTTCATCTGCCCCACATCACTCAGGTGGTCACCACTCAG GCTCCGGTGGCATGGGAGCAATGCTGGCTGGTGGTGCAGCAGCAGCAGCCGCAGCCTATGGCGTTTCACATCTGGCACATGGAGGCCACTCTGGCCATGGTGGTGGTGGTCATTACGGCTATGGAAACTTTATGCATGGCGGAAAGTTCAAGCACGGAAAGCATGGGAAATTCGGCAAGCACAAGGGAGGAAAGCACTTCGGGGGGAAATTCAAGAAATGGAAGTGA
- the LOC140816481 gene encoding uncharacterized protein isoform X3 — protein sequence MGGGNDNDRHDESDKGLFSNLTHAIAGGHNPSGYYPPQGYPPQGYPPQGGYPPSGYPPQGGYPPSGYPQQGGYPPQGGYPPSGYPPQGGYPPQGYPPGGYPGSSAPHHSGGHHSGSGGMGAMLAGGAAAAAAAYGVSHLAHGGHSGHGGGGHYGYGNFMHGGKFKHGKHGKFGKHKGGKHFGGKFKKWK from the exons ATGGGAGGTGGTAATGACAACGATCGGCATGATGAATCTGACAAGGGCCTTTTTTCGAATCTGACTCATGCTATAGCCGGTGGTCATAACCCGTCGGGGTACTATCCTCCTCAAGGTTATCCACCCCAAGGCTATCCTCCACAAGGAGGATATCCACCATCCGGTTATCCACCCCAAGGAGGATATCCGCCATCAGGTTATCCACAGCAAGGAGGTTATCCACCCCAAGGAGGATATCCGCCATCGGGTTATCCACCCCAAGGAG GATATCCACCACAAGGGTATCCCCCAGGAGGTTATCCTGGTTCATCTGCCCCACATCACTCAGGTGGTCACCACTCAG GCTCCGGTGGCATGGGAGCAATGCTGGCTGGTGGTGCAGCAGCAGCAGCCGCAGCCTATGGCGTTTCACATCTGGCACATGGAGGCCACTCTGGCCATGGTGGTGGTGGTCATTACGGCTATGGAAACTTTATGCATGGCGGAAAGTTCAAGCACGGAAAGCATGGGAAATTCGGCAAGCACAAGGGAGGAAAGCACTTCGGGGGGAAATTCAAGAAATGGAAGTGA
- the LOC140816481 gene encoding glycine-rich protein A3-like isoform X8, translating into MGGGNDNDRHDESDKGLFSNLTHAIAGGHNPSGYYPPQGYPPQGYPPQGGYPPSGYPPQGGYPPSGYPPQGGYPPQGGYPPQGYPPGGYPGSSAPHHSGSGGMGAMLAGGAAAAAAAYGVSHLAHGGHSGHGGGGHYGYGNFMHGGKFKHGKHGKFGKHKGGKHFGGKFKKWK; encoded by the exons ATGGGAGGTGGTAATGACAACGATCGGCATGATGAATCTGACAAGGGCCTTTTTTCGAATCTGACTCATGCTATAGCCGGTGGTCATAACCCGTCGGGGTACTATCCTCCTCAAGGTTATCCACCCCAAGGCTATCCTCCACAAGGAGGATATCCACCATCCGGTTATCCACCCCAAGGAGGATATCCGCCATCAG GTTATCCACCCCAAGGAGGTTATCCACCTCAAGGAGGATATCCACCACAAGGGTATCCCCCAGGAGGTTATCCTGGTTCATCTGCCCCACATCACTCAG GCTCCGGTGGCATGGGAGCAATGCTGGCTGGTGGTGCAGCAGCAGCAGCCGCAGCCTATGGCGTTTCACATCTGGCACATGGAGGCCACTCTGGCCATGGTGGTGGTGGTCATTACGGCTATGGAAACTTTATGCATGGCGGAAAGTTCAAGCACGGAAAGCATGGGAAATTCGGCAAGCACAAGGGAGGAAAGCACTTCGGGGGGAAATTCAAGAAATGGAAGTGA
- the LOC140816481 gene encoding uncharacterized protein isoform X11, which produces MGGGNDNDRHDESDKGLFSNLTHAIAGGHNPSGYYPPQGYPPQGYPPQGGYPPSGYPPQGGYPPQGGYPPQGYPPGGYPGSSAPHHSGGHHSGSGGMGAMLAGGAAAAAAAYGVSHLAHGGHSGHGGGGHYGYGNFMHGGKFKHGKHGKFGKHKGGKHFGGKFKKWK; this is translated from the exons ATGGGAGGTGGTAATGACAACGATCGGCATGATGAATCTGACAAGGGCCTTTTTTCGAATCTGACTCATGCTATAGCCGGTGGTCATAACCCGTCGGGGTACTATCCTCCTCAAGGTTATCCACCCCAAGGCTATCCTCCACAAGGAGGATATCCACCATCCG GTTATCCACCCCAAGGAGGTTATCCACCTCAAGGAGGATATCCACCACAAGGGTATCCCCCAGGAGGTTATCCTGGTTCATCTGCCCCACATCACTCAGGTGGTCACCACTCAG GCTCCGGTGGCATGGGAGCAATGCTGGCTGGTGGTGCAGCAGCAGCAGCCGCAGCCTATGGCGTTTCACATCTGGCACATGGAGGCCACTCTGGCCATGGTGGTGGTGGTCATTACGGCTATGGAAACTTTATGCATGGCGGAAAGTTCAAGCACGGAAAGCATGGGAAATTCGGCAAGCACAAGGGAGGAAAGCACTTCGGGGGGAAATTCAAGAAATGGAAGTGA
- the LOC140816481 gene encoding uncharacterized protein isoform X4 → MGGGNDNDRHDESDKGLFSNLTHAIAGGHNPSGYYPPQGYPPQGYPPQGGYPPSGYPPQGGYPPSGYPPQGGYPPQGGYPPQGGYPPQGYPPGGYPGSSAPHHSGGHHSGSGGMGAMLAGGAAAAAAAYGVSHLAHGGHSGHGGGGHYGYGNFMHGGKFKHGKHGKFGKHKGGKHFGGKFKKWK, encoded by the exons ATGGGAGGTGGTAATGACAACGATCGGCATGATGAATCTGACAAGGGCCTTTTTTCGAATCTGACTCATGCTATAGCCGGTGGTCATAACCCGTCGGGGTACTATCCTCCTCAAGGTTATCCACCCCAAGGCTATCCTCCACAAGGAGGATATCCACCATCCG GTTATCCACCCCAAGGAGGATATCCGCCATCGGGTTATCCACCCCAAGGAGGTTATCCACCCCAAGGAGGTTATCCACCTCAAGGAGGATATCCACCACAAGGGTATCCCCCAGGAGGTTATCCTGGTTCATCTGCCCCACATCACTCAGGTGGTCACCACTCAG GCTCCGGTGGCATGGGAGCAATGCTGGCTGGTGGTGCAGCAGCAGCAGCCGCAGCCTATGGCGTTTCACATCTGGCACATGGAGGCCACTCTGGCCATGGTGGTGGTGGTCATTACGGCTATGGAAACTTTATGCATGGCGGAAAGTTCAAGCACGGAAAGCATGGGAAATTCGGCAAGCACAAGGGAGGAAAGCACTTCGGGGGGAAATTCAAGAAATGGAAGTGA
- the LOC140816481 gene encoding uncharacterized protein isoform X12: MGGGNDNDRHDESDKGLFSNLTHAIAGGHNPSGYYPPQGYPPQGYPPQGGYPPSGYPPQGGYPPSGYPPQGGYPPQGYPPGGYPGSSAPHHSGSGGMGAMLAGGAAAAAAAYGVSHLAHGGHSGHGGGGHYGYGNFMHGGKFKHGKHGKFGKHKGGKHFGGKFKKWK; this comes from the exons ATGGGAGGTGGTAATGACAACGATCGGCATGATGAATCTGACAAGGGCCTTTTTTCGAATCTGACTCATGCTATAGCCGGTGGTCATAACCCGTCGGGGTACTATCCTCCTCAAGGTTATCCACCCCAAGGCTATCCTCCACAAGGAGGATATCCACCATCCGGTTATCCACCCCAAGGAGGATATCCGCCATCAG GTTATCCACCTCAAGGAGGATATCCACCACAAGGGTATCCCCCAGGAGGTTATCCTGGTTCATCTGCCCCACATCACTCAG GCTCCGGTGGCATGGGAGCAATGCTGGCTGGTGGTGCAGCAGCAGCAGCCGCAGCCTATGGCGTTTCACATCTGGCACATGGAGGCCACTCTGGCCATGGTGGTGGTGGTCATTACGGCTATGGAAACTTTATGCATGGCGGAAAGTTCAAGCACGGAAAGCATGGGAAATTCGGCAAGCACAAGGGAGGAAAGCACTTCGGGGGGAAATTCAAGAAATGGAAGTGA
- the LOC140816481 gene encoding uncharacterized protein isoform X14, translating into MGGGNDNDRHDESDKGLFSNLTHAIAGGHNPSGYYPPQGYPPQGYPPQGGYPPSGYPPQGGYPPQGYPPGGYPGSSAPHHSGGHHSGSGGMGAMLAGGAAAAAAAYGVSHLAHGGHSGHGGGGHYGYGNFMHGGKFKHGKHGKFGKHKGGKHFGGKFKKWK; encoded by the exons ATGGGAGGTGGTAATGACAACGATCGGCATGATGAATCTGACAAGGGCCTTTTTTCGAATCTGACTCATGCTATAGCCGGTGGTCATAACCCGTCGGGGTACTATCCTCCTCAAGGTTATCCACCCCAAGGCTATCCTCCACAAGGAGGATATCCACCATCCG GTTATCCACCTCAAGGAGGATATCCACCACAAGGGTATCCCCCAGGAGGTTATCCTGGTTCATCTGCCCCACATCACTCAGGTGGTCACCACTCAG GCTCCGGTGGCATGGGAGCAATGCTGGCTGGTGGTGCAGCAGCAGCAGCCGCAGCCTATGGCGTTTCACATCTGGCACATGGAGGCCACTCTGGCCATGGTGGTGGTGGTCATTACGGCTATGGAAACTTTATGCATGGCGGAAAGTTCAAGCACGGAAAGCATGGGAAATTCGGCAAGCACAAGGGAGGAAAGCACTTCGGGGGGAAATTCAAGAAATGGAAGTGA
- the LOC140816481 gene encoding uncharacterized protein isoform X9, with product MGGGNDNDRHDESDKGLFSNLTHAIAGGHNPSGYYPPQGYPPQGYPPQGGYPPSGYPPQGGYPPSGYPPQGGYPPQGYPPGGYPGSSAPHHSGGHHSGSGGMGAMLAGGAAAAAAAYGVSHLAHGGHSGHGGGGHYGYGNFMHGGKFKHGKHGKFGKHKGGKHFGGKFKKWK from the exons ATGGGAGGTGGTAATGACAACGATCGGCATGATGAATCTGACAAGGGCCTTTTTTCGAATCTGACTCATGCTATAGCCGGTGGTCATAACCCGTCGGGGTACTATCCTCCTCAAGGTTATCCACCCCAAGGCTATCCTCCACAAGGAGGATATCCACCATCCGGTTATCCACCCCAAGGAGGATATCCGCCATCAG GTTATCCACCTCAAGGAGGATATCCACCACAAGGGTATCCCCCAGGAGGTTATCCTGGTTCATCTGCCCCACATCACTCAGGTGGTCACCACTCAG GCTCCGGTGGCATGGGAGCAATGCTGGCTGGTGGTGCAGCAGCAGCAGCCGCAGCCTATGGCGTTTCACATCTGGCACATGGAGGCCACTCTGGCCATGGTGGTGGTGGTCATTACGGCTATGGAAACTTTATGCATGGCGGAAAGTTCAAGCACGGAAAGCATGGGAAATTCGGCAAGCACAAGGGAGGAAAGCACTTCGGGGGGAAATTCAAGAAATGGAAGTGA
- the LOC140816481 gene encoding uncharacterized protein isoform X10, translating into MGGGNDNDRHDESDKGLFSNLTHAIAGGHNPSGYYPPQGYPPQGYPPQGGYPPSGYPPQGGYPPSGYPPQGGYPPQGYPPGGYPGSSAPHHSGGHHSGSGGMGAMLAGGAAAAAAAYGVSHLAHGGHSGHGGGGHYGYGNFMHGGKFKHGKHGKFGKHKGGKHFGGKFKKWK; encoded by the exons ATGGGAGGTGGTAATGACAACGATCGGCATGATGAATCTGACAAGGGCCTTTTTTCGAATCTGACTCATGCTATAGCCGGTGGTCATAACCCGTCGGGGTACTATCCTCCTCAAGGTTATCCACCCCAAGGCTATCCTCCACAAGGAGGATATCCACCATCCG GTTATCCACCCCAAGGAGGATATCCGCCATCGGGTTATCCACCCCAAGGAG GATATCCACCACAAGGGTATCCCCCAGGAGGTTATCCTGGTTCATCTGCCCCACATCACTCAGGTGGTCACCACTCAG GCTCCGGTGGCATGGGAGCAATGCTGGCTGGTGGTGCAGCAGCAGCAGCCGCAGCCTATGGCGTTTCACATCTGGCACATGGAGGCCACTCTGGCCATGGTGGTGGTGGTCATTACGGCTATGGAAACTTTATGCATGGCGGAAAGTTCAAGCACGGAAAGCATGGGAAATTCGGCAAGCACAAGGGAGGAAAGCACTTCGGGGGGAAATTCAAGAAATGGAAGTGA